The DNA sequence CGACGTCATTGGTGACCGCCCAGACGAGGTCCAACGGGGCGGCGATCACCACGCTGTTCTCGGTGTGCCCGGGAGGCGGCCCGGTGGCGTCCACAGCGGCCACTGTGGACGGGCCGGTGTCCGAGGCGGCCCCGGCGGCCGCGTCGCCGGCGATTTCGTCGGCGACCAGTTCGGCGATCTCGCCGATGGTCAGGCCCGCGCTGTCCGGCGGGATCCGCACCCGGTACCGGTCGGCCACCACGGCCTGCAGCTCCAGCAACGCCAGTGAGTCCAGGCCGAGCTCGGCCAGGGACGCCGCCGGGGTGTCGGCGGCGCCGGCCGGGTCGAGCCCGCAGTTGCGTACCAGGATCGCGGTGATGTCCGCGGCGGTGACCTTCGGCTGATCGTCGGTGATGCTCATCCGCTCCTCCTCGGGCGTGTGTGGTCAGGCCGTACGGGTCTGCGACGGCTCGTCGAGCAGCCGGCCGACCAGGCCGGTCGAGAGCCGTCCTTTGCGGAACATGGCGTCGTCCAGCACCCGGCGCAGGAACGGGATGGTGGTGTGGACGCCGGGGCCGCGTACCTCGAACTCGCTCAGCGCGCGTTCCATCCGGTTGAGTGCCAGTTCCCGGTCCGGTGCCCAG is a window from the Solwaraspora sp. WMMD792 genome containing:
- a CDS encoding SRPBCC family protein → MSITDDQPKVTAADITAILVRNCGLDPAGAADTPAASLAELGLDSLALLELQAVVADRYRVRIPPDSAGLTIGEIAELVADEIAGDAAAGAASDTGPSTVAAVDATGPPPGHTENSVVIAAPLDLVWAVTNDVDRWPDLFTEYASVQIVHRHGDTVRFRLTMHPDENGTVWSWVSERTADRDRRRVLAHRVETGPFEYMRIRWDYAEVPGGTRMTWVQDFAMRPTAPLDNAGMTERINTNSRIQLDIIRDRIETLARTADPAGGTR